A window of Pedobacter lusitanus contains these coding sequences:
- a CDS encoding TonB-dependent receptor — protein MTTGNKIYFFLFLILVPAFLNAQHKTGLLNTPVKLTERKGLISYFLNQVEQSGILLTYNPDNIRMNRKISLSGRVKTVGQLLEEVLRAESIRIKEYQGKILLISNPGMVTISGILKERGSDEIIIGANITETGSRNSTTTNGFGFYSMTLERGSYELNITHTGYDPVLLKVDLDKEDIRQDIYMKSGLDLPELIVTKNTEAKNNLNIRGDQVDLEAASKLPSFLGEKDIVRAVQLYPGVAGNNGGTVNMFVRGGNSDQNLVTLDDISIYNINHFNGMFSIFNPDVLKSVDFYRSDFPSKYGGRLSSVLNVRSRDGNMEKYHGHATIGLLYGSAALEGPIIKNKASFTANIRRSWLDLLGAKSLEDAGLYYYFSDLNLKLNYIANPNNRFYISGYLGNDSYRQKVYLPADSGNGTKDYRQSLKWGNRLIAFRWNNIISPRLFKNTTATFSQYSNSFDIKAPPVEGIPLKIYSTIKDYGIKSDFNYYLRPDLKLNFGGGANINSFKFPSGIFNGESFKINTLNFNAYVEDEVKIGARTELIAGLHYAGFKSGNTTYHTLQPRLRLSYRLDENQVLTASYSKMSQFIHQFTISGFSFPTELRIPSGRYIKPEISEIINLSYRLQAGKAGNFTIEAYYKTMTNLLALGSGQDINNGYFAKKIEDRLVPGKGISKGIELSYIQQLNWLRFQLSYTLSKTTGQFQALNLGQSFPLNQDVRHNLNMAVNASLGERLAFSALWSYTTGQYTTVPETIHKSIDEVLGNASGSYTYVISGINNYRLSNNYKLDLGLNLTRKFKNGHQRIWTIGMYNAFANSQSSSLSSTINTENNKINIYEGVKLKLIPYFTFTYKF, from the coding sequence ATGACAACAGGCAATAAAATCTATTTTTTCCTCTTTTTAATACTGGTTCCTGCCTTTTTAAATGCGCAGCATAAAACCGGCCTGTTAAACACGCCCGTTAAACTCACTGAAAGAAAGGGATTAATCTCCTATTTTCTGAATCAGGTAGAACAATCGGGTATCCTGTTAACCTATAATCCGGATAACATCCGGATGAACAGAAAAATAAGTCTTTCCGGCAGAGTCAAAACAGTAGGTCAGCTACTTGAAGAAGTTTTACGCGCAGAATCCATACGAATTAAAGAGTATCAGGGAAAAATACTCCTGATCAGTAACCCCGGGATGGTCACCATTAGCGGAATCTTAAAAGAGCGAGGTAGTGATGAAATCATTATTGGGGCAAATATCACTGAAACAGGCAGCCGCAACAGTACCACAACCAATGGTTTTGGTTTTTACAGCATGACTCTGGAAAGAGGTAGTTATGAACTGAACATCACCCATACCGGCTATGATCCGGTCTTGTTGAAAGTTGACCTGGACAAGGAAGACATCAGACAGGACATTTATATGAAATCCGGCCTGGATCTGCCCGAACTGATCGTGACAAAAAACACAGAAGCTAAAAACAATCTGAATATAAGAGGTGATCAGGTAGATCTTGAAGCAGCCAGTAAACTTCCGTCTTTTCTTGGAGAGAAGGACATTGTCAGGGCTGTACAACTCTATCCCGGAGTAGCAGGTAATAATGGTGGTACTGTCAATATGTTTGTAAGAGGCGGCAACTCCGATCAGAATCTGGTCACTCTCGATGACATCTCTATTTATAACATCAATCACTTTAACGGGATGTTCTCTATTTTCAATCCCGATGTGCTTAAGAGTGTAGATTTTTACCGGAGTGATTTCCCTTCCAAATATGGCGGTCGTTTGTCATCTGTACTCAACGTGCGCTCAAGAGATGGCAATATGGAAAAATACCATGGCCATGCCACTATCGGATTGCTTTATGGATCTGCAGCTCTTGAAGGTCCTATTATTAAAAACAAAGCCTCTTTTACGGCCAATATACGCAGAAGCTGGCTTGATTTATTAGGGGCAAAATCACTGGAAGATGCCGGGCTTTACTATTATTTTTCCGATCTGAATTTAAAGCTCAATTATATAGCAAATCCAAACAACAGATTTTATATCAGTGGATACCTGGGGAATGATTCATACCGCCAAAAGGTATATTTACCTGCAGATTCTGGTAATGGGACTAAAGATTACCGGCAATCTCTGAAATGGGGAAACCGGCTGATTGCTTTCAGGTGGAACAACATTATAAGTCCCCGGCTTTTTAAAAACACAACAGCAACTTTTAGCCAGTACAGTAATAGCTTTGACATTAAAGCACCACCTGTTGAAGGCATACCACTTAAAATCTATTCTACGATTAAAGATTATGGGATAAAAAGCGATTTTAATTACTATCTGAGGCCAGATCTTAAACTCAATTTTGGTGGCGGAGCCAACATCAATTCCTTTAAATTTCCATCAGGAATCTTCAATGGTGAAAGTTTCAAAATCAACACTTTGAATTTCAATGCCTATGTAGAAGATGAAGTTAAGATTGGAGCTCGTACAGAGCTGATTGCAGGTTTACATTATGCCGGATTTAAATCCGGCAATACGACTTACCATACACTTCAGCCCCGTTTAAGACTCTCCTACCGTCTTGATGAGAATCAGGTCTTAACTGCCTCCTATTCCAAAATGTCTCAATTTATTCATCAGTTTACCATCAGTGGTTTTTCATTCCCTACAGAATTAAGAATACCGAGCGGCAGATACATTAAGCCGGAGATTTCAGAAATCATAAACCTCTCTTACCGGCTGCAGGCAGGTAAAGCAGGTAACTTCACTATTGAAGCTTATTATAAAACCATGACTAATCTACTGGCTCTGGGTTCAGGACAGGATATTAACAACGGCTACTTTGCAAAGAAGATAGAAGACCGTCTGGTTCCCGGCAAAGGAATAAGTAAAGGTATCGAATTAAGTTACATACAACAGCTTAACTGGTTGAGATTCCAGCTTTCCTATACCCTGTCAAAAACCACAGGTCAGTTTCAGGCGCTTAACCTTGGCCAGAGTTTCCCTTTAAATCAGGACGTCAGACATAATCTGAATATGGCTGTCAATGCCTCTTTAGGGGAAAGATTAGCTTTTTCAGCCCTATGGAGTTATACTACAGGTCAGTATACAACTGTACCGGAAACTATCCATAAAAGCATAGATGAAGTACTCGGAAATGCTTCCGGTTCTTATACCTACGTGATTTCAGGAATAAACAATTACAGACTCTCCAATAATTATAAACTTGACCTTGGTCTGAACCTCACCCGTAAATTTAAAAACGGACATCAGAGGATCTGGACTATAGGTATGTACAATGCTTTTGCAAACTCTCAGTCAAGCTCATTAAGTTCCACCATTAATACAGAAAACAATAAAATCAACATTTATGAAGGAGTCAAGCTCAAACTGATTCCCTACTTTACTTTCACATATAAATTTTAG
- a CDS encoding DUF4249 family protein — MDLYSKKYFLIFFLLLTLSSCEKETNVDISGKPPKLVVLGEFNQEDEATINLSTSAYSVAKGGFPDVEDAQVNLYDQNNSLIEKYTYKGKGNYTGKKAVTGLGYKLTVNYQGKAYNAETIIPTAFNLNIKSRDSNSLEAEITDISRDINLYTFELIERPFTVDRYYLENGQKIKVNSEAEFTALLKLNPALEAKRDTTFDSRFNRIYIGTTDSRTENVRYNVLNSETKRIFLTDKTFNGGTTTLVISFAENALNQENKQYVLLAKSTSAVYFDYLYSMDLQEERAISGSLNVPIKGNIDNALGIWGAAYIRKITIK, encoded by the coding sequence ATGGATCTTTACAGTAAAAAATATTTCCTGATATTTTTCCTTTTGCTGACCTTGAGCAGCTGTGAAAAAGAAACCAATGTGGATATATCCGGCAAACCACCTAAACTGGTTGTTCTTGGCGAATTTAATCAGGAAGATGAGGCAACAATTAATTTAAGTACAAGTGCCTATTCCGTTGCGAAGGGTGGTTTTCCGGATGTAGAAGACGCACAGGTGAATTTATATGATCAGAATAACAGCCTTATAGAAAAATACACCTATAAAGGCAAAGGGAATTATACCGGGAAAAAGGCAGTTACCGGTCTGGGCTACAAACTAACTGTTAACTACCAGGGTAAAGCGTATAATGCCGAAACCATTATCCCCACCGCTTTCAATTTAAATATTAAAAGCAGGGACTCCAATTCTCTTGAAGCAGAAATAACTGATATAAGCAGGGATATCAACTTATATACTTTTGAATTGATTGAAAGACCATTTACTGTCGACCGCTATTATCTGGAAAACGGACAAAAAATCAAAGTTAATTCAGAAGCAGAATTTACAGCGTTGCTGAAGCTTAATCCAGCACTGGAAGCAAAACGCGATACAACTTTTGACTCCAGATTTAACAGAATATATATCGGCACAACCGATAGCAGAACAGAGAACGTAAGGTATAACGTATTAAACAGTGAGACAAAACGGATTTTCTTAACTGACAAAACCTTCAATGGTGGTACTACAACTTTAGTAATCTCATTTGCAGAAAACGCACTGAATCAGGAAAATAAACAATACGTCTTATTGGCAAAATCTACTTCGGCCGTATATTTCGATTATTTATACAGCATGGATCTTCAGGAAGAAAGAGCTATTTCCGGTTCTTTAAATGTCCCTATTAAAGGAAATATAGATAACGCCCTGGGTATCTGGGGAGCAGCCTATATCCGAAAAATCACTATCAAATAG
- a CDS encoding Crp/Fnr family transcriptional regulator, whose protein sequence is MSALLFKNIEKHIQITDEEFEQFSRNFQLRKVKKKDFLLRAGEICRYEAFVTKGCFKVYYLNENGTQQILYFATEDWWATDIDSFTNQIPAILHIEALEDCEILCINKPDKDALFEQLPKVEKLFRIMNQRTLVAFQRRVISSIGKTATERYMEFTAKYPDLENRLTQLQIAAYLGITHEFLNKIKKNISGN, encoded by the coding sequence ATGTCGGCGCTGTTATTTAAAAATATCGAAAAACATATTCAGATCACTGATGAAGAATTTGAGCAGTTCAGCAGAAATTTTCAATTGCGAAAAGTAAAGAAAAAAGATTTTCTGTTAAGAGCCGGAGAAATATGCAGATATGAGGCTTTTGTAACCAAAGGATGTTTTAAGGTTTATTATCTGAATGAAAACGGTACCCAGCAGATTCTTTATTTTGCCACAGAAGACTGGTGGGCAACAGATATTGATAGCTTTACCAATCAAATACCAGCTATACTACATATCGAGGCTTTAGAAGACTGTGAAATATTATGTATTAATAAACCAGACAAAGATGCTCTGTTTGAACAGCTGCCCAAAGTAGAGAAGCTATTTCGGATTATGAACCAGAGGACACTGGTTGCTTTCCAGCGCAGAGTCATCTCCTCTATCGGAAAAACTGCCACTGAGCGATATATGGAGTTTACAGCAAAATATCCGGATCTGGAAAACAGGTTAACGCAGCTGCAAATTGCCGCTTATCTGGGTATTACACATGAATTTCTAAATAAAATCAAAAAAAACATTTCAGGGAATTAA
- a CDS encoding cysteine hydrolase family protein, protein MKKEILNLSAVCLLTIGSTSVLSAQQHNPAATALIVIDIQNDYFQGGKMPLSGADKAGRNAKKLIEKSRKTGIPVIHIQHIALQEGATFFLPDTKGAEIHTDVTPLKNEKLIVKHYPNSFHETELLEYLRQNKIKNLVFAGMMTHVCIDATVRAAKDYGFNCTLIGDATATRDLEINDQTAKAAEVQKAFLAALNFYYAEISSTSKFLAQY, encoded by the coding sequence ATGAAAAAAGAAATCTTAAATCTCAGTGCAGTGTGTCTGCTTACCATTGGCAGTACTTCGGTTTTATCCGCGCAGCAGCACAATCCGGCAGCAACAGCATTAATCGTTATCGACATTCAGAATGATTATTTCCAGGGTGGTAAAATGCCGTTGTCCGGTGCAGATAAAGCCGGACGCAATGCGAAAAAATTAATAGAAAAAAGCCGGAAAACAGGTATTCCGGTTATTCATATACAGCATATTGCTTTACAGGAAGGGGCTACCTTTTTTCTGCCGGATACCAAAGGTGCAGAAATCCATACCGATGTTACTCCATTAAAAAATGAAAAGTTAATCGTAAAACATTATCCTAATAGTTTCCATGAAACAGAATTGCTGGAATATCTTAGACAGAATAAGATTAAAAACCTGGTTTTTGCTGGTATGATGACTCACGTTTGTATAGATGCCACGGTCAGGGCGGCAAAGGATTACGGCTTTAACTGCACCCTTATTGGAGATGCAACAGCTACCAGGGATCTGGAAATAAATGATCAGACAGCCAAAGCAGCAGAGGTTCAGAAAGCTTTCCTGGCAGCTTTGAATTTCTACTATGCAGAAATAAGTTCTACCAGTAAATTTCTGGCTCAATATTAA
- a CDS encoding RNA polymerase sigma factor produces the protein MEPEKSVYSYFSDTMLLTHLKQGDHQAFAEIFDRYWKKIYNEAYKRLKNTELVETVVQEVYVNLWKEKGNEQIRHILPYLLSSMRSQVLKLYREGKAGPFFEKGLNYIMLTSIHNGVN, from the coding sequence ATGGAACCAGAAAAAAGTGTCTATAGTTACTTTAGCGACACAATGTTACTTACACATTTAAAGCAGGGCGACCACCAGGCTTTTGCAGAAATCTTTGACAGATATTGGAAGAAAATATATAACGAAGCCTATAAGCGGTTAAAGAATACAGAGCTGGTAGAAACCGTGGTACAGGAAGTCTATGTAAATCTCTGGAAAGAAAAGGGAAATGAACAAATAAGGCATATCCTTCCCTATTTATTATCATCCATGCGCTCCCAGGTACTTAAATTATACCGTGAGGGTAAAGCCGGTCCGTTTTTCGAAAAAGGCCTGAATTATATCATGCTTACTTCTATACACAATGGTGTCAATTAG
- a CDS encoding glycoside hydrolase family 16 protein, producing the protein MKNMYFIAIIAMLSLSCKKDQAVSARNENNGVTDKKAIAAVSTIVFSGITWNVKDLGNSTVGPGPNYWSGSSVWVDAQGFLHLKLRKDPATGRWNCAEVYSQQKFGYGSYVWEIEGRPDQLDPNLVFGLFNYKDGDDGHHEVDIEFARWGNSQWPNFNYTVYPAYGDPETRDSKTYELALNGTYSTYKFTRTNQTVAYKSYHGHTQSEANSFYAYQTPAGFPVSTEALPVHMNLWLFRGNAPSNSQEVEMIIHSFKYTPQ; encoded by the coding sequence ATGAAAAACATGTATTTTATCGCAATTATTGCGATGCTTTCCCTGTCCTGTAAAAAAGATCAGGCTGTTTCTGCCCGGAATGAAAATAATGGAGTAACAGACAAAAAAGCAATTGCAGCTGTGAGTACCATTGTCTTTAGTGGAATTACCTGGAATGTTAAGGATTTAGGTAATTCAACTGTCGGTCCGGGGCCCAATTACTGGTCAGGAAGCAGTGTATGGGTGGATGCACAAGGTTTTCTGCATTTAAAACTCAGAAAAGATCCTGCTACGGGAAGATGGAACTGTGCAGAAGTTTATTCCCAGCAAAAATTTGGATACGGCTCTTATGTCTGGGAAATAGAAGGTCGTCCGGATCAGTTAGATCCAAATCTTGTATTTGGTTTGTTTAATTATAAAGATGGGGATGACGGGCATCATGAAGTAGATATTGAATTTGCAAGATGGGGCAATTCACAATGGCCTAATTTCAATTACACAGTGTATCCTGCTTATGGTGATCCGGAAACAAGAGATTCCAAAACCTATGAACTGGCTTTAAACGGAACTTATAGTACGTATAAATTTACACGGACCAACCAGACGGTGGCCTATAAAAGCTATCATGGTCATACACAAAGCGAGGCTAATTCTTTTTATGCTTATCAGACACCAGCTGGTTTTCCGGTAAGTACGGAAGCATTACCTGTACACATGAATTTATGGTTGTTCAGAGGAAATGCTCCTTCAAATAGTCAGGAAGTAGAAATGATTATTCATTCTTTTAAATACACTCCACAATAA
- a CDS encoding TIGR01777 family oxidoreductase has protein sequence MMYNKIILAGGNGYLGGVLAQYYRGLAKEIIILSRTGKAADGNIKTLVWNGIHEGEWANALEGADLLINLCGKNVNCRYTEKNKQAIIASRVQPTSLLGLVIGKMTAPPKLWINITSATIYRHAEDRAQDEETGDIGYGFSIEVCRQWEQSFFETHTPETRKIALRMAIVIGRGDGAFPRLLNLVKFGLGGHQGDGQQYVSWIHEQDAARCTEWLMQHQELNGVINCAAPEAIKNTDLMRLLRHSYGVPFGLPSPAWLLEMGAKLIGTETELILKSRWVMPQRLIDNGYPFLFSKADHAVKDILSIRV, from the coding sequence ATGATGTATAATAAAATTATTCTTGCCGGCGGTAATGGTTACCTGGGAGGCGTACTGGCACAATATTACAGGGGATTGGCTAAAGAGATAATCATACTGAGCCGAACAGGGAAGGCCGCAGATGGAAATATAAAAACCCTGGTATGGAATGGCATCCATGAGGGGGAATGGGCAAATGCGCTGGAAGGGGCAGACCTGTTGATCAATCTTTGTGGTAAAAATGTAAACTGTCGTTATACAGAAAAAAATAAGCAAGCCATAATTGCTTCAAGGGTACAGCCGACAAGTTTACTGGGGCTTGTAATAGGAAAAATGACTGCGCCACCGAAGTTATGGATCAATATTACTTCTGCAACAATTTACAGACATGCAGAAGACCGTGCGCAGGATGAGGAAACAGGAGATATAGGTTATGGATTTTCTATAGAAGTATGCCGCCAATGGGAACAGTCATTTTTTGAAACTCATACTCCGGAAACCAGAAAGATAGCTTTGCGCATGGCAATTGTTATAGGGCGTGGCGATGGTGCTTTTCCCCGCCTGCTTAACCTGGTGAAATTTGGTTTGGGTGGCCACCAGGGGGATGGACAGCAATATGTTTCCTGGATCCATGAGCAGGATGCTGCCCGGTGTACGGAATGGTTAATGCAGCATCAGGAATTAAACGGAGTAATTAATTGTGCGGCACCAGAAGCCATTAAAAACACTGATTTAATGAGATTGCTTCGTCATTCTTATGGTGTTCCTTTTGGTTTGCCTTCTCCGGCATGGCTGCTGGAAATGGGAGCGAAACTGATTGGAACGGAAACAGAACTTATACTGAAAAGCAGGTGGGTTATGCCACAGCGTCTGATAGATAATGGTTATCCGTTTTTGTTTTCAAAAGCAGATCATGCTGTAAAGGATATTTTGAGTATCCGCGTTTAA
- a CDS encoding GbsR/MarR family transcriptional regulator gives MELPEAKQKFIEAWGKLGSEWGINRTMAQVHALLLISPEALTTEEIMVTLSISRGNANMTLRDLIGWGLVEKQHKAGERKEYFFADKDTWNIARQVAKERRKRELDPVIKILDELSKVEGDAKDPEFSTFTKSVKDINKLAKNVDKTLETMLKAEENWFWGSIFKIFK, from the coding sequence ATGGAATTACCGGAAGCAAAACAGAAATTCATTGAGGCCTGGGGCAAATTAGGCTCTGAGTGGGGGATAAACCGGACTATGGCACAAGTCCATGCATTATTATTGATTTCGCCTGAAGCACTGACTACCGAAGAAATCATGGTTACCCTGAGCATTTCAAGAGGAAATGCAAATATGACACTGAGAGATCTGATTGGATGGGGTTTAGTGGAAAAGCAGCATAAAGCTGGGGAACGTAAAGAATATTTTTTTGCTGATAAGGATACCTGGAACATTGCCAGGCAGGTGGCAAAGGAACGCAGAAAAAGAGAACTGGATCCGGTAATCAAAATCCTTGATGAGTTATCAAAAGTGGAAGGGGATGCTAAGGACCCTGAATTTTCGACCTTCACAAAATCTGTTAAAGACATTAATAAATTAGCGAAAAATGTAGATAAAACGCTCGAAACCATGCTCAAAGCAGAGGAGAACTGGTTTTGGGGCTCTATATTTAAAATCTTCAAATAG
- a CDS encoding bifunctional helix-turn-helix transcriptional regulator/GNAT family N-acetyltransferase, which produces MSNKDTVNLIDESGILAISTRLQRLSDQFRKDGLLLYKAFGIEFEPKWFPVIYTLQFKSPLSILELAAEIGYAHPSTISLLKELEQQKLISSLRDKTDERKRLIILTAKAWEVIEKMKPVWEVMIKILSEVTETENNLLKALNETEDQLRKKSFFERAQQLVEVMKDQRGEAGIKSSDLEIQLVETPERLKTSAAIRKSILREFDDDQLLSIAEDHRTLHFLATVHDLPAGTVSCRKTRTGNKIEGLAILEQYRGKGIGKALLRKLAEETDEALYVHAPLALVTWFERAGFIKKGKQLEESGSLYYKMVSGS; this is translated from the coding sequence ATGAGCAATAAAGATACCGTTAATCTTATAGATGAATCTGGTATACTGGCCATTTCAACACGCTTACAGCGTCTGAGTGATCAGTTCCGTAAGGATGGTTTATTATTATATAAAGCCTTCGGGATAGAATTTGAACCCAAATGGTTTCCTGTAATCTATACTTTACAGTTTAAATCACCCTTAAGTATATTGGAGCTGGCAGCAGAAATCGGCTATGCTCATCCTTCAACAATTAGTTTATTAAAAGAGCTTGAACAGCAAAAGCTGATCAGCTCTTTAAGGGATAAAACTGATGAGCGTAAAAGACTGATCATCCTGACTGCTAAAGCATGGGAAGTGATTGAAAAGATGAAACCGGTATGGGAAGTGATGATCAAAATACTGTCTGAAGTTACAGAAACTGAGAATAATCTGCTCAAAGCCCTGAATGAAACAGAAGATCAGCTGAGAAAAAAAAGCTTCTTTGAACGGGCTCAGCAGCTGGTGGAAGTGATGAAAGACCAAAGGGGAGAAGCCGGTATCAAATCTTCAGACCTGGAAATTCAGTTAGTGGAAACTCCTGAAAGACTGAAAACATCGGCAGCAATAAGAAAATCGATATTAAGAGAATTTGATGATGATCAGCTGCTGTCAATTGCTGAAGATCACAGGACGCTGCATTTTCTGGCTACTGTACATGATCTGCCTGCGGGAACAGTGAGCTGCCGCAAAACCAGAACCGGCAATAAAATTGAAGGATTAGCTATTCTGGAGCAGTACAGGGGTAAGGGGATAGGGAAAGCATTACTCAGGAAACTAGCAGAAGAGACTGATGAAGCCTTGTATGTACATGCCCCTCTGGCACTGGTTACCTGGTTTGAGCGGGCAGGTTTTATCAAAAAAGGTAAACAGCTGGAAGAGTCGGGCAGTCTTTATTATAAAATGGTATCGGGCTCCTGA
- a CDS encoding GNAT family N-acetyltransferase: METQFEIKTSTAAETEQIIDLILTIQRQEFNIPITAEDQPDLREIDEFYKEPGGEFWIAKHNDQVIGSIALINIGEGIGVIRKMFVHKDYRGKEKGIAQQLLERLIAYAAAKGINAIYLGTVQILKAAIRFYERNGFVSVEKANLPAAMPLMKLDTHFFVLHLNNEQ; encoded by the coding sequence ATGGAAACACAATTTGAAATCAAGACATCAACAGCTGCAGAAACGGAACAGATCATTGACTTAATACTGACTATTCAGCGGCAGGAATTTAATATTCCGATTACAGCCGAAGATCAGCCAGACCTGAGAGAGATAGACGAGTTTTATAAAGAGCCGGGGGGAGAATTCTGGATTGCGAAACATAATGACCAGGTAATTGGCTCTATCGCCCTGATTAATATTGGAGAGGGGATTGGGGTAATCCGTAAAATGTTTGTACATAAAGATTATCGTGGTAAAGAGAAAGGGATAGCGCAACAGTTATTGGAGCGTCTTATTGCTTATGCAGCAGCAAAGGGCATCAATGCAATTTATCTTGGAACGGTACAGATTTTAAAGGCAGCCATCAGATTTTATGAACGGAACGGTTTTGTATCTGTAGAAAAAGCTAACTTGCCAGCTGCAATGCCTTTAATGAAACTGGATACTCACTTTTTTGTCTTACACCTGAATAATGAGCAATAA